The following are encoded together in the Tepidiforma bonchosmolovskayae genome:
- the phoU gene encoding phosphate signaling complex protein PhoU, with protein MTRDLFKAELRQLQDDVLTLGSMTEKAILDAMESLRDGDVEWSRRIIADDAKINRKRFEIEDRTIAVVATQQPMATDLRALVSVLYIITDLERIADHAEGVARINTMMEPEPLPRKLGYIPAMADRAVAMLRDSLKAYIDLDVDAARQICHADDEVDRLQDSVYEEAFRAMVADPSTIQRNTYLLWTAHNLERIADRCTNICERVIYTVTGHMDELNVSNY; from the coding sequence ATGACACGGGACCTGTTCAAGGCGGAGCTCCGGCAGCTCCAGGACGACGTGCTGACGCTCGGCTCGATGACCGAGAAAGCCATCCTCGACGCGATGGAATCCCTGCGCGACGGCGACGTGGAGTGGTCGCGGCGAATCATTGCAGACGACGCGAAGATCAATCGCAAGCGCTTCGAGATTGAAGACCGGACGATTGCCGTTGTGGCCACGCAGCAGCCGATGGCGACGGACCTGCGGGCGCTGGTGAGCGTGCTGTATATCATCACGGACCTCGAGCGGATCGCCGACCACGCGGAAGGGGTAGCCCGGATCAACACGATGATGGAGCCGGAGCCGCTGCCGCGGAAGCTGGGGTACATCCCGGCGATGGCCGACCGGGCCGTGGCGATGCTCCGGGATTCGCTGAAGGCGTACATCGACCTCGATGTCGATGCGGCGCGGCAGATCTGCCACGCGGACGACGAGGTGGACCGGCTGCAGGACAGTGTGTACGAGGAGGCGTTCCGGGCGATGGTTGCCGACCCGTCGACGATCCAGCGGAACACGTATCTTCTCTGGACCGCCCACAACCTGGAGCGAATCGCTGACCGGTGCACGAACATCTGCGAGCGGGTGATCTACACGGTCACCGGGCACATGGACGAGCTGAACGTTTCGAACTACTGA
- the pstB gene encoding phosphate ABC transporter ATP-binding protein PstB — protein MTEQQTQPTTLTRVPALGRDGAEQHLRPQGASQGAILEDIPNPTIEVRGLSLWYGQKQALTNVSFKIPRNKVTALIGPSGCGKSTLLRCFNRMNDLIPNVRIEGTVYLDGQDIYDKSVDPVEVRRRVGMVFQKPNPFPRSIKENILFGAKVNGFKGDKDRLVEESLRRAALWDEVKDDLNKSGLALSGGQQQRLCIARAIATAPDIILMDEPCSALDPIATLKIEDLMRELAKDYTIIIVTHNMQQAARVSDYTAFMLTDERVAGQLVEYGPTEELFTTPKDRRTEDYISGRFG, from the coding sequence ATGACTGAACAGCAGACGCAGCCGACGACGCTGACGCGGGTGCCGGCCCTCGGCCGGGACGGCGCCGAGCAGCATCTCCGGCCGCAGGGAGCGAGCCAGGGTGCCATCCTGGAGGATATTCCGAACCCGACGATCGAAGTGCGGGGGCTTTCGCTCTGGTACGGGCAGAAGCAGGCGCTGACGAACGTCTCGTTCAAGATTCCGCGGAACAAGGTAACGGCGCTCATCGGGCCCTCGGGCTGCGGGAAGAGCACGCTCCTGCGCTGCTTCAACCGGATGAACGACCTGATCCCGAATGTGCGGATCGAGGGAACGGTCTACCTCGACGGGCAGGATATTTACGACAAGTCGGTTGACCCGGTGGAGGTTCGCCGGCGGGTCGGGATGGTGTTCCAGAAGCCGAACCCGTTCCCGCGGTCGATTAAAGAAAACATCCTGTTCGGGGCGAAGGTCAACGGGTTCAAGGGGGACAAGGACCGGCTGGTGGAGGAGTCGCTCCGGCGGGCGGCGCTCTGGGACGAGGTGAAGGACGACCTGAACAAGTCGGGGCTGGCGCTCTCGGGCGGCCAGCAGCAGCGGCTGTGCATCGCGCGGGCGATTGCGACTGCGCCGGACATCATCCTGATGGACGAGCCGTGTTCGGCGCTGGACCCGATCGCGACGCTGAAGATCGAGGACCTGATGCGGGAGCTTGCGAAGGACTACACGATCATCATCGTGACGCACAACATGCAGCAGGCGGCGCGCGTCTCGGACTACACGGCGTTCATGCTCACGGACGAGCGGGTGGCCGGGCAGCTGGTAGAATACGGCCCCACTGAGGAACTCTTTACGACTCCGAAAGACCGGCGTACCGAGGACTACATCAGCGGACGCTTCGGCTAA
- the pstA gene encoding phosphate ABC transporter permease PstA yields MAVTTAEQFPAREQFRPRLGFRKVTGVIFTGIGLVAIAVGLGMLVWLLIDTFVSGLPWLDWQFLTSFDSRFPDRAGAKAAIYGTAYMMFFTIVIALPIGVMSAIYLEEYAREGKLKSFIQINISNLAAVPSIIYGLLGLQVFVRWMELGRSVLAGSLTMALLILPIIVVATQEALRAVPPSIRDASYGVGATRWETIRYHVLPYALPGILTGNILAASRAIGESAPLITIGALTYVPFTPSGPLDRFTVLPIQIFNWVSRPQQDFQGVAAAGIIVLLVVLLLMNSVAIFLRQKLQRRF; encoded by the coding sequence ATGGCAGTAACGACTGCGGAGCAGTTCCCGGCGCGGGAGCAGTTTCGGCCGCGGCTGGGCTTCCGGAAGGTGACGGGGGTCATTTTCACGGGCATCGGCCTGGTCGCCATTGCGGTCGGTCTGGGGATGCTCGTCTGGCTGCTCATCGATACGTTCGTGTCCGGCCTCCCGTGGCTGGACTGGCAGTTCCTGACGAGCTTCGACTCGCGGTTCCCGGACCGGGCCGGGGCGAAGGCGGCGATCTACGGCACGGCGTACATGATGTTTTTTACGATCGTCATTGCGCTGCCGATTGGGGTGATGTCGGCGATCTACCTGGAGGAGTACGCGCGGGAGGGGAAGCTGAAGAGCTTCATCCAGATTAACATTTCGAACCTGGCGGCGGTGCCCTCCATCATCTACGGGCTGCTGGGGCTGCAGGTGTTTGTGCGGTGGATGGAGCTCGGGCGGAGCGTGCTGGCGGGTTCGCTGACGATGGCGCTGCTGATTCTGCCGATCATCGTGGTGGCGACGCAGGAGGCGCTGCGGGCCGTTCCGCCGAGCATCCGGGATGCGTCGTACGGGGTGGGCGCGACGCGGTGGGAAACGATCCGGTACCACGTGCTGCCGTACGCGCTGCCGGGCATCCTGACCGGGAACATCCTTGCCGCCTCCCGGGCGATCGGCGAGAGCGCGCCGCTGATTACGATTGGCGCACTGACGTATGTGCCGTTCACGCCCAGCGGGCCGCTCGACCGGTTCACGGTGCTGCCGATCCAGATTTTCAACTGGGTGTCGCGGCCGCAGCAGGATTTCCAGGGGGTGGCCGCGGCAGGCATCATCGTGCTGCTGGTGGTGTTGCTGTTGATGAATTCCGTGGCAATTTTCCTGCGGCAGAAGCTGCAGCGGCGGTTCTAG
- the pstC gene encoding phosphate ABC transporter permease subunit PstC, with the protein MAGLFFVAATIGAFTTAGIILSLAGETIAFFRVVSFVEFITETQWTPLFSIKKFGIWPLVSATALTSLIALVVAVPLGLMSAIYLSEFAHPKARAVLKPALEVLAGVPTVVYGFFALTVMTPFLQRFIDMTLFNSLSPGIVMGVMIVPLVASLSEDAMSSVPQALREGAYGLGATRMEVATRVVVPAALSGIVASIILALSRAVGETMIVAIAAGQNPTFTFDPRVPVETMTTYIVQVSLGDTPYGSLAYRTLFAVGTTLFVLTFVMNIFSFWFVRKFREVYD; encoded by the coding sequence ATCGCAGGGCTGTTCTTTGTGGCAGCGACGATCGGGGCGTTCACGACGGCGGGCATCATCCTGTCGCTGGCGGGCGAGACGATCGCGTTCTTCCGGGTGGTCTCGTTCGTCGAGTTCATTACGGAGACCCAGTGGACGCCGCTCTTCTCGATTAAGAAGTTCGGCATTTGGCCGCTGGTTTCGGCGACGGCGCTGACGTCGCTCATCGCGCTGGTGGTCGCGGTGCCGCTGGGGCTGATGTCGGCAATCTACCTGAGCGAGTTCGCGCACCCGAAGGCGCGGGCGGTGCTGAAGCCGGCGCTCGAGGTGCTGGCCGGGGTGCCGACGGTGGTGTACGGCTTCTTCGCGCTGACGGTGATGACACCGTTCCTGCAGCGGTTCATTGACATGACGCTGTTCAACTCGCTCAGCCCGGGCATCGTGATGGGCGTGATGATCGTACCGCTGGTGGCCTCGCTCAGCGAGGACGCGATGTCGTCGGTGCCGCAGGCGCTGCGGGAAGGGGCGTACGGGCTCGGGGCGACGCGGATGGAGGTGGCAACGCGGGTCGTGGTGCCGGCGGCACTCTCCGGCATCGTGGCGTCCATCATCCTGGCGCTCTCGCGAGCGGTCGGCGAGACGATGATTGTGGCGATTGCGGCCGGGCAGAACCCAACGTTCACCTTCGACCCGCGGGTGCCGGTCGAGACGATGACGACCTACATCGTGCAGGTCAGCCTGGGGGATACGCCGTACGGCTCGCTCGCGTACCGGACGCTGTTCGCGGTCGGGACCACGCTGTTCGTGCTGACGTTCGTGATGAACATCTTCAGCTTCTGGTTCGTGCGGAAATTCCGTGAGGTGTACGACTGA
- a CDS encoding PstS family phosphate ABC transporter substrate-binding protein — MLRNVRGGQWAFLFGALVALIALVAVACGGDDDDTTKETPAGGSTATMPGDKPTTAAGKPVPPANKDELAKLKGEIIIDGSSTVYPVTAAAAEEFRKYAKDVRISVGISGTGGGFKKFCNGETDIQDASRPIDPKEVDACKAKGIEYIELPVAYDGLSVVVSPKNTWAQCLTVAELKKIWEPDAQGKITNWKQVRDSFPDRPLKLYGAGTDSGTFDYFTQAINGKEKASRGDYQASEDDNILVQGVSGDENALGYFGYAYYVENTGKLKLVAIDNNNGKCVLPSPETIKSGEYQPLSRPIFIYVRKEAAERPEVQAFVKFYLSKSFTPIIPTKEVGYIPLTDELYAAITKRFEAKTLGTLFPNGAEVGATLDRYLK, encoded by the coding sequence ATGCTTCGCAACGTACGGGGAGGGCAGTGGGCGTTCCTGTTTGGGGCGCTCGTGGCCCTCATCGCCCTGGTCGCGGTCGCGTGCGGCGGCGACGACGATGACACCACGAAGGAGACGCCGGCAGGCGGCTCCACGGCGACGATGCCTGGCGACAAGCCGACGACCGCGGCGGGGAAGCCGGTGCCGCCGGCGAACAAGGATGAGCTCGCGAAGCTGAAGGGCGAGATCATCATCGACGGGTCGTCGACGGTGTACCCGGTGACGGCAGCGGCGGCGGAGGAGTTCCGCAAGTACGCGAAGGACGTCCGCATTTCGGTCGGCATCTCCGGCACGGGCGGCGGCTTCAAGAAGTTCTGCAACGGCGAAACGGACATCCAGGACGCCTCGCGGCCGATCGATCCGAAGGAAGTCGACGCATGCAAGGCGAAGGGGATCGAGTACATCGAGCTCCCGGTGGCCTACGACGGGCTGTCGGTGGTGGTGAGCCCGAAGAACACGTGGGCCCAGTGCCTGACGGTCGCGGAGCTGAAGAAGATCTGGGAGCCGGATGCCCAGGGGAAGATCACGAACTGGAAGCAGGTGCGGGATTCCTTCCCGGACAGGCCGCTGAAGCTGTACGGTGCTGGTACCGACTCAGGGACGTTTGACTACTTCACGCAGGCCATCAACGGCAAGGAGAAGGCGAGCCGCGGCGACTACCAGGCATCGGAGGATGACAACATCCTCGTGCAGGGCGTGAGCGGCGACGAGAATGCGCTTGGCTACTTCGGGTATGCGTACTATGTGGAGAACACGGGGAAGCTGAAGCTCGTCGCCATTGACAACAATAACGGCAAGTGTGTGCTGCCCAGCCCGGAGACGATTAAGTCCGGCGAGTACCAGCCGCTCTCGCGCCCGATCTTCATCTACGTCCGCAAGGAAGCCGCCGAGCGGCCGGAAGTGCAGGCGTTCGTGAAGTTCTACCTGAGCAAGAGCTTCACGCCGATCATCCCGACGAAGGAAGTGGGCTACATCCCGCTGACCGACGAGCTGTACGCGGCGATCACCAAGCGGTTCGAGGCGAAGACGCTCGGCACGCTCTTCCCGAACGGCGCAGAGGTGGGCGCGACGCTCGACCGGTACCTGAAGTAA
- a CDS encoding response regulator transcription factor, translating into MAQKILLVDDEANIRDLSALYLEKEGFTVEHAADGRDALARFAQSPPALVVLDVMMPGLDGFEVLRELRRESDVPVIMLTARSEDIDKIVGLELGADDYMAKPFNPRELVARVKRILHRVEGGRKPQTAITIGNLSVDKARREARVDGQLLDLRTKEFDLLVAFVENPGIALTRDQLLGSVWGYDFAGETRTVDVHVQHLRSKLVNATVQIETLRGVGYKLVEPEP; encoded by the coding sequence ATGGCCCAGAAAATCCTCCTCGTCGACGACGAAGCCAACATCCGCGACCTCAGCGCCCTCTACCTCGAAAAAGAGGGTTTCACCGTCGAGCACGCCGCCGACGGCCGCGATGCCCTCGCCCGCTTCGCCCAGTCGCCGCCGGCCCTCGTCGTTCTCGACGTCATGATGCCCGGCCTCGATGGCTTCGAAGTCCTCCGCGAACTCCGCCGCGAAAGCGACGTCCCCGTCATCATGCTCACCGCACGCTCCGAAGACATCGACAAGATTGTCGGCCTCGAACTCGGCGCCGACGATTACATGGCCAAGCCCTTCAACCCCCGCGAACTCGTGGCCCGCGTCAAGCGCATCCTCCACCGCGTCGAAGGCGGCCGGAAGCCGCAAACTGCCATCACCATCGGCAACCTCAGCGTCGATAAAGCCCGCCGCGAAGCCCGCGTCGACGGCCAGCTCCTCGACCTCCGCACCAAGGAGTTCGACCTCCTCGTCGCCTTCGTCGAAAACCCCGGCATCGCCCTCACCCGCGACCAGCTCCTCGGTTCCGTCTGGGGCTACGACTTCGCCGGCGAAACCCGCACCGTCGATGTCCACGTCCAGCACCTCCGCTCTAAACTGGTCAACGCGACCGTCCAGATCGAAACCCTGCGCGGAGTCGGCTACAAACTCGTCGAACCCGAGCCCTGA
- a CDS encoding sensor histidine kinase gives MGSLQVRLLFTYLFIIAVTLFLAALSLFLQIGGYRDDISYGNLEDLGRLINAQANAELQARLETAPGDPVPTTNDLLLTLRSFLGRPNRVSAETALALVDANGRVIPGLTSAPADLSLDDAVVRDLASQPLPPPGSPAALEPRRCRLEVPGREPLLCVSMALEPEVLRALSETGAAAIIVARPAASLGEIVGDLMPRLLFSGLIGVAAALVLGFAFSQSVAAPLRNIARAARSVARGNYRQRVPATGPREVRDLAANFNRMTEEVQRSQQTLRDFLANISHELKTPLTSIRGFSEAILDGTIDDPEGIQRSARVISDESARVLRLVQELLDLSRIESGQVSMEQNDVDLSELFAHLADVFSLRAEEHGIRLEFAPSGTARVRGDFDRLEQVMNNLIDNALRYTPPGGTVRVTCRDLQPGTLQVAVSDTGPGIPAEDLPHLFERFYRSRNSRESPGSRRGHGLGLAIAREIVRAHGGEIWATSELGRGTTFVFTLPIAGRAAPRAAAR, from the coding sequence ATGGGTAGCCTCCAGGTCCGCCTGCTCTTCACCTACCTCTTCATCATCGCGGTCACCCTCTTCCTCGCCGCCCTCTCCCTCTTCCTCCAGATCGGCGGCTACCGCGACGACATCTCCTACGGCAACCTCGAGGACCTCGGCCGCCTCATCAACGCCCAGGCCAACGCCGAGCTCCAGGCACGCCTCGAAACCGCCCCCGGCGACCCCGTCCCGACCACCAACGACCTCCTCCTCACCCTCCGCAGCTTCCTCGGCCGGCCCAACCGCGTCTCCGCCGAAACCGCCCTCGCCCTCGTCGACGCGAACGGACGCGTCATCCCCGGGCTCACCTCCGCCCCCGCCGACCTCTCCCTCGACGACGCCGTCGTCCGCGACCTCGCCAGCCAGCCGCTCCCCCCGCCCGGCTCCCCCGCCGCCCTCGAACCCCGCCGCTGCCGCCTTGAGGTCCCCGGGCGCGAACCCCTCCTCTGCGTCTCCATGGCCCTCGAGCCCGAAGTTCTCCGGGCCCTCAGCGAAACCGGCGCCGCCGCCATCATCGTCGCCCGGCCCGCCGCCTCCCTCGGCGAAATCGTCGGCGACCTCATGCCCCGCCTCCTCTTCTCGGGCCTCATCGGCGTCGCCGCTGCCCTCGTCCTCGGCTTCGCCTTCAGCCAGAGCGTCGCCGCCCCCCTCCGCAACATCGCCCGCGCGGCCCGCTCCGTCGCTCGCGGCAACTACCGACAGCGCGTGCCCGCCACCGGCCCCCGCGAGGTCCGCGACCTCGCCGCCAATTTCAACCGCATGACCGAAGAAGTCCAGCGCTCCCAGCAAACCCTCCGCGACTTCCTCGCCAACATCTCCCACGAACTCAAGACCCCCCTCACCTCCATCCGTGGCTTCAGCGAGGCCATCCTCGACGGCACCATCGATGACCCCGAGGGCATCCAGCGCTCCGCCCGCGTCATCAGCGACGAATCCGCCCGCGTCCTCCGCCTCGTCCAGGAGCTCCTCGACCTCTCCCGCATCGAATCCGGCCAGGTCTCCATGGAGCAGAACGACGTCGACCTCAGCGAGCTCTTCGCCCACCTCGCCGATGTCTTCAGCCTCCGCGCCGAAGAGCACGGCATCCGCCTCGAGTTCGCCCCCTCCGGCACGGCCCGCGTCCGCGGCGACTTCGACCGCCTCGAGCAGGTCATGAACAACCTCATCGACAACGCCCTCCGCTACACCCCGCCCGGCGGCACCGTCCGCGTCACCTGCCGCGACCTCCAGCCGGGCACCCTCCAGGTCGCCGTCTCCGATACCGGCCCCGGCATCCCGGCCGAAGACCTGCCCCACCTCTTCGAGCGCTTCTACCGCAGCCGCAACAGCCGCGAATCCCCCGGCAGCCGCAGGGGCCACGGCCTCGGCCTCGCCATCGCCCGCGAAATCGTCCGGGCCCACGGCGGCGAAATCTGGGCCACCAGCGAACTCGGCCGCGGCACCACCTTCGTCTTCACCCTTCCCATTGCGGGCCGAGCAGCGCCGCGAGCCGCCGCGCGATGA
- a CDS encoding phosphotransferase family protein, which produces MHWTERLAAYLREQLPAAERVEVRNPRAMPAGASNETVGFDLCVWADGCTWSLPMVLRPQRETGILAPYDVSRQYRVLRALAGTRVPVPTAAWLEPTGAVLGVPFYVMSRVRGETLPLFWHGRSERLPAAAAALAAVHAVDWQAAGLEFLAEGAAEDPLEAELGPWRARAERLRIARAPLLIALSEWLRANQPADARVALLHGDPNPGNYLFAGRQVVAVLDWELAALGDPRSDLGFYAALQTVFGGMGGPRGETLLSEAYAAVTGQQMTSLEYYEALGLYRMAIVMAGWAGRFGAMSAGHTLEVIARRLAALLGPQWEG; this is translated from the coding sequence ATGCACTGGACGGAGCGGCTGGCGGCGTACCTCAGGGAGCAGCTACCGGCGGCCGAGCGGGTGGAAGTGAGGAATCCGCGGGCGATGCCGGCGGGGGCGAGCAATGAAACGGTGGGGTTCGACCTGTGTGTGTGGGCCGATGGGTGCACCTGGTCGCTGCCGATGGTGCTGCGGCCGCAGCGGGAGACAGGCATCCTCGCGCCGTACGACGTGAGCCGGCAGTACCGGGTGCTGCGGGCGCTGGCGGGCACGCGCGTGCCGGTCCCAACGGCGGCCTGGCTCGAACCGACGGGCGCGGTGCTGGGCGTGCCGTTCTACGTGATGAGCCGCGTGCGCGGGGAGACCCTGCCGCTTTTCTGGCACGGGAGGTCGGAGCGGCTGCCGGCGGCGGCAGCGGCGCTGGCGGCGGTGCACGCGGTGGACTGGCAGGCGGCGGGGCTCGAGTTCCTGGCGGAGGGAGCGGCCGAGGACCCGCTCGAGGCTGAGCTGGGGCCGTGGCGGGCGCGGGCGGAGCGGCTGCGGATTGCGCGGGCGCCGCTCCTCATTGCCCTGAGCGAGTGGCTGCGCGCGAACCAGCCGGCGGATGCGCGGGTGGCGCTGCTGCACGGCGACCCGAACCCGGGCAACTACCTGTTCGCGGGCAGGCAGGTGGTCGCGGTGCTCGACTGGGAGCTGGCGGCGCTGGGCGACCCGCGCTCGGACCTGGGGTTCTATGCGGCGCTGCAGACGGTGTTCGGCGGAATGGGCGGGCCGCGGGGCGAAACGCTGCTCTCGGAGGCGTACGCGGCGGTGACCGGGCAGCAGATGACGTCGCTGGAGTACTACGAGGCGCTCGGCCTCTACCGGATGGCGATTGTGATGGCGGGCTGGGCGGGCCGGTTCGGCGCGATGTCGGCGGGGCACACGCTGGAGGTCATCGCGCGGCGGCTCGCGGCGCTGCTCGGCCCGCAATGGGAAGGGTGA
- a CDS encoding phosphotransferase family protein — protein sequence MVPRPADFEPWLNRLPGFEDARVGSITAVDGGASNVTCRVELLSGTVQRVCLRLQRERGIFEPYDVIREGRVIAALAATDVPVPRLLGMEPSAEPLGAPFIVLEWVDAPHMGLAPDADFDAFTRMVARIHAVDWQAAGLAFLGVPASVPEALERDLAAVEARMPGFGCAGEPLLEDALSRLRATVPAEGRLALCQGDINVFNYLFRAGEVAAVVDWEQARISDPRVDVGQLLALSLLKGAPFGPAERMPFAVRYRAAAGADPGDLRWFRAMWLWQLAVIHHGWRRYGNGSAPWYSLEQASELLLMALAELD from the coding sequence ATGGTGCCGCGCCCGGCCGACTTCGAACCGTGGCTGAACCGGCTGCCGGGCTTCGAGGATGCCCGGGTGGGGTCGATTACGGCGGTCGACGGCGGCGCCTCGAATGTGACCTGCCGGGTGGAGCTGCTCTCGGGGACGGTGCAGCGGGTGTGCCTGCGGCTGCAGCGGGAGCGGGGAATTTTCGAGCCGTACGACGTGATCCGCGAGGGGCGGGTCATCGCGGCGCTGGCTGCGACGGATGTGCCGGTGCCGCGACTGCTGGGGATGGAGCCCTCGGCAGAGCCGCTCGGCGCGCCGTTCATCGTGCTGGAGTGGGTCGATGCGCCGCACATGGGGCTGGCGCCGGATGCGGACTTCGATGCGTTCACGCGGATGGTGGCGCGGATCCATGCGGTCGACTGGCAGGCAGCCGGGCTGGCGTTCCTCGGCGTTCCGGCGAGCGTGCCGGAGGCGCTGGAGCGTGACCTTGCGGCGGTTGAGGCGCGGATGCCGGGGTTCGGCTGCGCGGGCGAGCCGCTGCTGGAGGACGCGCTGTCGCGCCTGCGTGCAACGGTCCCTGCGGAAGGGAGGCTGGCGCTCTGCCAGGGCGATATCAACGTGTTCAACTACCTGTTCCGCGCCGGCGAGGTGGCTGCGGTGGTCGACTGGGAGCAGGCGCGGATTTCGGACCCGCGGGTCGATGTCGGGCAGCTGCTGGCGCTCTCGCTCCTGAAGGGTGCGCCGTTCGGGCCGGCGGAGCGGATGCCCTTTGCGGTGCGCTACCGGGCGGCTGCGGGGGCGGACCCGGGCGACCTGCGCTGGTTCCGGGCGATGTGGCTCTGGCAGCTGGCGGTCATCCACCACGGGTGGCGGCGGTACGGCAACGGCAGCGCTCCCTGGTATTCGCTGGAGCAGGCTTCGGAGCTGCTCCTGATGGCGCTGGCTGAGCTGGACTGA
- a CDS encoding SDR family NAD(P)-dependent oxidoreductase, whose product MAGRLAGRVAFVTGAGSGIGEASALRFAAEGAAVACADIDGAAAEAVAARVAEHGGRSLALELDVTDEAAFVAALDRTVRELGGLHVVFNNAGIGGRGHSWERTIAVNLTGVYYGCFHGCARLAELGGGAVVNTASVAGLNGLVGPPLPGAELSPVLPGAGAYTAAKHGVVGLTRQFAIIYGRRGVRVNAVAPGYIVTPMTAEIRSLEMAEEFLVGLHPMGRLGRPEEVAAAAAFLASDDASFITGAVLPVDGGYDAR is encoded by the coding sequence GTGGCGGGGCGGCTCGCGGGGCGTGTCGCGTTCGTCACGGGCGCAGGGTCGGGGATCGGCGAAGCCTCGGCCCTGCGCTTTGCGGCGGAGGGGGCAGCCGTGGCGTGCGCGGATATCGACGGCGCGGCTGCGGAGGCGGTCGCGGCGCGGGTCGCGGAGCACGGAGGGCGCAGCCTCGCGCTTGAACTGGATGTGACCGATGAGGCAGCGTTCGTGGCTGCGCTGGACCGGACTGTCCGGGAACTGGGCGGGCTGCACGTGGTGTTCAACAACGCCGGGATCGGCGGGCGCGGCCACTCGTGGGAGCGGACGATCGCGGTGAACCTGACGGGGGTGTACTACGGCTGCTTCCACGGGTGCGCCCGGCTGGCCGAGCTGGGCGGGGGCGCGGTGGTGAACACGGCCTCGGTGGCGGGGCTGAACGGCCTCGTCGGGCCGCCGCTGCCGGGCGCCGAGCTTTCGCCGGTGCTGCCCGGCGCGGGCGCCTACACGGCGGCGAAGCACGGCGTGGTGGGGCTGACGCGGCAGTTTGCCATCATCTACGGGAGGCGCGGGGTGCGGGTGAACGCCGTGGCGCCGGGGTACATCGTCACGCCGATGACGGCGGAGATCCGTTCGCTGGAGATGGCGGAGGAGTTCCTGGTCGGCCTCCACCCGATGGGGCGGCTGGGGCGGCCGGAGGAGGTGGCCGCGGCGGCAGCGTTCCTCGCGAGCGACGACGCCTCGTTCATCACGGGGGCGGTGCTGCCGGTCGACGGCGGCTACGACGCGCGTTGA
- a CDS encoding SDR family NAD(P)-dependent oxidoreductase, whose amino-acid sequence MAGRLEGKVAIVTGAGRGIGRAEALALAREGCRVIVNDVGGSAAGEGRDTTPAEEVVAEIKKMGGEAVPNFGDVTSMADGEAMVKQALDTWGRLDILVNNAGILRDRIIFNMTEAEWDAVIAVHLKGHFTVTKHAAMVFRQQRSGRIINTSSESGLGNLGQANYAAAKEGIVGLTRTLALDLGKYGVTANAIRPRAATRLTLSPEMEAARARRAQLAAQGQEPATPPTSAEDAIARIASMSPELVAPLVVYLCLPEAANVNGRDFIVGGDEISLMSLPTREKTIYKKGGWDLESLIEVFPGTLGAGLVNPRPPEQS is encoded by the coding sequence ATGGCCGGGAGACTGGAAGGCAAAGTTGCGATTGTGACGGGTGCTGGCCGGGGCATCGGCCGGGCCGAGGCGCTGGCGCTGGCGCGCGAGGGGTGCCGCGTCATCGTGAACGACGTGGGCGGGAGCGCGGCCGGCGAGGGGCGCGATACGACGCCCGCGGAGGAGGTGGTGGCGGAAATCAAGAAGATGGGCGGCGAGGCGGTCCCGAACTTCGGCGACGTGACGTCGATGGCAGACGGCGAGGCGATGGTGAAGCAGGCGCTCGATACGTGGGGCCGGCTCGACATCCTCGTGAACAACGCGGGCATCCTGCGCGACCGGATCATCTTCAACATGACGGAGGCGGAGTGGGATGCGGTCATCGCGGTGCACCTGAAGGGCCATTTCACCGTCACCAAGCATGCGGCGATGGTGTTCCGGCAGCAGCGGAGCGGCCGGATCATCAACACGAGCTCGGAGTCGGGGCTCGGCAACCTCGGGCAGGCGAACTACGCGGCGGCTAAGGAGGGCATTGTCGGGCTGACGCGGACGCTGGCGCTCGACCTCGGCAAGTACGGGGTGACGGCGAACGCCATCCGGCCGCGGGCGGCGACGCGGCTGACGCTCAGCCCTGAGATGGAGGCGGCCCGGGCGCGGCGGGCGCAGCTCGCGGCGCAGGGGCAGGAGCCGGCGACGCCGCCCACCTCGGCGGAGGATGCGATCGCGCGGATCGCGTCGATGTCGCCGGAGCTGGTGGCGCCGCTGGTGGTGTACCTCTGCCTGCCGGAGGCGGCGAACGTCAACGGGCGAGACTTCATCGTTGGAGGCGACGAGATCAGCCTGATGAGCCTGCCGACGCGGGAGAAGACGATTTACAAGAAGGGCGGATGGGACCTCGAATCGCTCATCGAGGTGTTCCCGGGGACGCTGGGCGCCGGGCTGGTGAATCCGCGGCCGCCGGAGCAGAGCTGA